One Bacteroidota bacterium genomic window carries:
- a CDS encoding DUF5615 family PIN-like protein, whose product MRFLFDQNISFRITKKLNKLFPGCKHVSDCELMDCEDQDIWKYARINDFSIVTFDSDFYDISVINGHPPKIIWLRSGTLITNDIVTL is encoded by the coding sequence ATGAGATTCCTCTTTGATCAAAACATTTCATTTCGGATTACTAAAAAACTGAACAAATTATTTCCCGGTTGCAAACACGTTTCCGATTGTGAATTAATGGATTGCGAAGACCAGGATATATGGAAATATGCTCGTATAAATGATTTTTCAATTGTCACATTTGATTCTGACTTTTATGATATCAGCGTGATAAATGGTCATCCCCCTAAGATTATTTGGTTAAGGTCCGGGACCCTTATTACGAATGATATTGTAACCTTATGA
- a CDS encoding ribonuclease Z, with translation MNFDLTILGSGSALPTSRRNPTAHALQVHEHFFLIDCGEGTQLQIRNAKLKLSSLNQIFISHLHGDHIFGLFGLFSTLNLLGRRNELQLFGPPGLEQIVEFYEQSLTEGNQYKILVIPIHSRGFSPLFSSKKIEVFSFPLKHRVPAWGFLFLEKEREPNLRKEMLEHYKLKLLDILHIKKGNDFITVEGNTIPNSELTLPAPAPRSFAFCSDTSYYERIASWIEGVDLLYHEATFANNDRKIAKQTGHSTAQQAASIAKKAGAKKLIIGHFSNRYKDVSLLLREAREVFPETYLAEDLEVHSISQK, from the coding sequence ATGAATTTCGATTTGACGATTTTGGGTAGTGGCTCTGCATTGCCCACATCGCGAAGAAACCCCACAGCTCATGCACTTCAGGTGCATGAGCATTTTTTTTTAATCGACTGCGGTGAAGGAACCCAACTGCAAATCAGAAATGCAAAACTTAAACTTAGCAGTTTAAATCAGATTTTTATTTCGCACTTACATGGCGATCATATTTTTGGGCTTTTCGGGCTATTCTCAACCCTCAACCTGCTTGGGCGGAGAAACGAACTTCAACTCTTTGGCCCTCCTGGTTTGGAGCAAATTGTAGAGTTCTACGAGCAATCTCTTACCGAAGGCAATCAGTATAAAATTTTGGTAATTCCCATACATTCCAGGGGATTCTCTCCGCTATTCAGTTCCAAAAAAATTGAAGTATTCTCTTTTCCACTTAAGCACCGTGTGCCAGCATGGGGCTTTTTATTTCTTGAAAAGGAAAGAGAACCCAATCTTCGAAAAGAAATGCTCGAACATTATAAGCTAAAACTCCTCGATATTCTTCACATTAAAAAAGGAAACGATTTTATCACTGTAGAAGGAAACACGATTCCAAATTCAGAACTAACACTACCTGCCCCTGCTCCACGGTCTTTTGCATTCTGCTCCGATACCTCGTATTACGAACGCATTGCCTCCTGGATAGAAGGTGTCGACCTGCTTTATCACGAAGCTACCTTTGCTAACAACGATAGAAAAATTGCCAAACAAACAGGACATTCGACCGCCCAACAGGCTGCATCGATTGCAAAAAAGGCAGGAGCAAAAAAACTGATTATCGGCCATTTTTCGAATCGTTACAAAGATGTTTCTTTGCTCTTGCGCGAAGCACGCGAAGTTTTTCCGGAAACATACCTTGCAGAAGATCTTGAGGTTCATTCCATCAGTCAGAAATAA
- a CDS encoding ATP-binding protein — MEQPENKIVIVTGPESTGKTILTLGLAAHYKVSYIEEYARKYIENLNTKYTYSDIEHIACWQRDALENARKGNANKLWIADTYLIITKIWFLWVYGKYPQWIDPEIARTTHCLYLLCAPDIAWEPDPLRENGGENRLKLFEAYRHELESFRLDYRIVTGVEEERFINALNFTEQYLK; from the coding sequence ATGGAACAACCAGAAAATAAAATTGTAATTGTAACCGGTCCCGAATCAACCGGGAAAACTATCTTAACCCTCGGACTTGCCGCTCACTACAAGGTGAGTTACATCGAAGAGTATGCAAGAAAATACATTGAAAATTTAAATACAAAATATACCTACAGCGATATCGAACACATTGCCTGCTGGCAGAGGGACGCATTAGAAAATGCCAGAAAAGGAAATGCAAATAAATTATGGATTGCAGATACCTATCTGATCATTACAAAAATTTGGTTTCTTTGGGTTTATGGAAAATACCCGCAATGGATCGATCCTGAAATAGCACGAACTACTCATTGCCTCTATCTTCTGTGTGCTCCGGATATTGCCTGGGAACCAGACCCTTTAAGAGAAAATGGTGGAGAAAACAGGTTAAAACTCTTTGAAGCCTATCGGCACGAACTCGAAAGTTTTAGATTAGATTACCGCATTGTAACAGGAGTTGAGGAAGAAAGATTCATAAATGCGCTTAACTTTACCGAACAATACCTAAAATAA
- a CDS encoding nicotinamide mononucleotide transporter — translation MLDYIKIHYLELIATITALIYLYYSIKVDKRLWLYGFISSALYVFICYQSGIYADMGINLYYVLVSFYGWIHWTWFSNKQKKEVPISFTKTPEWIIIILSFVLLYGIIAYVLIHFTNSNVPYLDSFTTAASIVATWMLARKMIEHWLIWILIDSASVGLYYYKQLYPSTLLFAVYTIMAVAGWIQWKKQWNNQKIKL, via the coding sequence ATGCTCGACTACATAAAAATTCATTATTTAGAATTAATAGCTACAATTACCGCGCTGATTTATCTCTATTACAGCATCAAGGTCGATAAACGCTTGTGGCTGTATGGTTTTATTTCCTCGGCATTGTACGTTTTTATCTGTTACCAATCGGGTATCTATGCCGATATGGGCATAAACCTGTATTATGTGTTGGTTAGCTTTTATGGATGGATACACTGGACCTGGTTCAGCAACAAACAAAAAAAAGAAGTGCCCATTAGCTTTACAAAAACTCCGGAATGGATAATTATTATTCTTTCATTTGTGTTACTTTATGGCATTATTGCCTATGTACTCATCCACTTTACCAACAGCAACGTCCCCTACCTCGATTCTTTTACAACCGCAGCCAGCATTGTTGCAACCTGGATGCTGGCCCGGAAAATGATCGAACATTGGCTTATCTGGATTTTAATAGATAGTGCCTCAGTGGGACTATATTATTATAAGCAACTCTACCCTTCGACTTTATTATTTGCGGTATATACGATCATGGCAGTGGCAGGCTGGATACAGTGGAAAAAGCAATGGAACAACCAGAAAATAAAATTGTAA
- the guaA gene encoding glutamine-hydrolyzing GMP synthase produces the protein MQEKILILDFGSQYTQLIARRVRELNVYCEIHPYNKFNLPDPTVKGVILSGSPCSVRDEGHPIPDLKHIKSKLPLLGICYGAQFLAQSFGGEVIPSKHREYGRANLEYINNQSKLFKELTRGSQVWMSHGDTIVNLPENFHIIGSTRDVKVGAFHVEKEDTYGIQFHPEVYHTTEGKQLLKNFVVSICGCKQDWTPDSFVESTVAELKNMLGNDKVVLGLSGGVDSTVAAVLLHRAIGKNLSCIFVDNGLLRKNEFQKVLDSYQHMGLNVIGVDASDIFLHDLKGISEPEAKRKSIGKNFIEVFDAEAHKIKDVKWLGQGTIYPDVIESVSVKGPSATIKSHHNVGGLPERMKLKIVEPLKLLFKDEVRRVGMALEIDPNILSRHPFPGPGLAIRILGDITPEKVRIVQDVDDIYMEGLKEFGLYHDVWQAGVILLPVKSVGVMGDERTYENVVALRAVSSTDGMTADWSHLPYEFLATISNRIINKVKGVNRVVYDISSKPPATIEWE, from the coding sequence GTGCAGGAAAAAATTCTGATTCTCGATTTCGGCTCACAATATACACAGTTAATAGCCAGACGTGTGCGTGAGCTAAATGTCTATTGCGAAATTCACCCCTACAACAAATTCAATCTCCCCGACCCCACTGTAAAAGGTGTAATATTGTCTGGAAGCCCTTGCTCGGTGCGTGATGAAGGCCACCCGATTCCTGACCTGAAGCATATAAAGTCAAAACTGCCCCTGTTGGGAATTTGCTACGGAGCCCAATTTCTTGCACAGAGCTTTGGGGGTGAAGTAATTCCTTCGAAGCATCGTGAATACGGAAGGGCAAACCTGGAATACATCAACAATCAATCGAAATTATTCAAAGAGCTTACCCGTGGCAGCCAGGTCTGGATGTCTCATGGTGATACCATTGTGAACCTTCCCGAAAATTTTCACATTATTGGCAGCACCCGCGATGTAAAGGTTGGTGCTTTTCATGTCGAAAAAGAGGATACTTACGGCATACAATTTCACCCCGAAGTATATCATACCACCGAAGGAAAACAGCTTTTAAAGAACTTTGTAGTATCAATCTGCGGTTGCAAACAGGACTGGACTCCTGATTCCTTTGTTGAATCGACGGTTGCCGAATTAAAAAACATGCTTGGCAACGACAAAGTGGTTCTTGGTTTATCGGGGGGTGTTGATTCTACAGTTGCAGCAGTGTTGCTGCATAGAGCCATAGGTAAAAACCTCTCCTGCATCTTTGTCGACAATGGGCTTCTGCGTAAAAATGAATTTCAAAAAGTGTTGGACTCCTACCAGCATATGGGTCTCAATGTAATTGGGGTCGATGCTTCAGATATCTTCCTGCACGATTTAAAAGGAATTTCTGAACCTGAAGCGAAACGCAAAAGCATCGGAAAAAACTTTATCGAAGTGTTCGATGCCGAGGCACATAAAATTAAAGATGTAAAATGGCTAGGTCAGGGCACTATATACCCCGATGTAATTGAATCGGTGTCGGTAAAAGGCCCCTCGGCTACCATCAAATCGCACCATAATGTCGGTGGCCTGCCCGAAAGGATGAAACTAAAAATTGTGGAACCCTTAAAATTACTATTCAAAGATGAAGTAAGACGTGTAGGCATGGCCCTGGAGATAGATCCCAATATTCTGAGCCGGCATCCTTTCCCGGGTCCCGGATTGGCCATCCGGATTTTAGGCGATATAACCCCGGAAAAAGTGCGCATTGTGCAGGATGTGGATGACATTTATATGGAAGGTCTAAAAGAATTTGGCCTCTATCACGACGTGTGGCAAGCCGGAGTTATTTTGTTGCCAGTTAAGTCGGTTGGTGTGATGGGAGATGAACGCACTTACGAAAATGTAGTGGCCTTAAGGGCCGTTAGCTCTACCGATGGCATGACCGCCGATTGGTCGCACCTGCCTTATGAGTTTTTAGCGACAATCTCGAACCGTATTATTAATAAGGTAAAAGGAGTGAACAGGGTGGTCTACGACATTAGTTCCAAGCCTCCGGCCACAATTGAATGGGAATAA
- a CDS encoding DUF1987 domain-containing protein, whose protein sequence is MEALLIEGTQKTPAIEFDPQKGVLEIKGRSIPENSIEFYKPVVDWLEEYSSAAAAKTVVNVHLEYFNTSSSKCILDVFKKLESIHKSNNDIQINWYYEEDDEDMLEAGEDYESIIRVPFKMIEIVD, encoded by the coding sequence ATGGAAGCTTTGTTGATAGAAGGTACCCAGAAAACTCCAGCCATTGAGTTTGACCCTCAAAAAGGAGTGCTCGAAATAAAAGGAAGATCGATTCCTGAAAACTCGATTGAATTCTACAAACCCGTTGTAGACTGGCTTGAAGAGTATTCCTCGGCAGCTGCGGCAAAAACTGTAGTAAATGTTCACCTCGAGTATTTCAATACCAGTTCTTCGAAATGCATACTCGATGTATTTAAAAAACTCGAATCTATCCATAAGAGTAACAACGATATCCAGATAAACTGGTATTACGAGGAAGATGACGAAGATATGCTCGAAGCAGGAGAAGACTACGAATCGATTATTAGAGTACCTTTTAAAATGATTGAGATTGTTGATTAA
- the rpsA gene encoding 30S ribosomal protein S1, with protein MTEELKNLEQEPVAPQAESAEVVEVKEKKTTKAATKSKPIEDDSNESDTSFDWEGYDDTLDKYSNVQRDELLKLYDETLSTVAENEIVKGTVIGLNKREVVINIGFKSEGVISVSEFRYNPNLKIGDVVEVLVENQEDKKGQLLLSHKKARSLQSWDRVNESLEKDEIITGYIKCRTKGGMIVDVFGIEAFLPGSQIDVKPIRDYDIYVGKTMEFKVVKINQEFKNVVVSHKALIEAELEQQKKDIIAKLEKGQILEGTVKNITSYGVFIDLGGVDGLIHITDLSWGRVNHPEEIVQLDQKLQVVILDFDDDKKRIALGLKQLTPHPWDSLDEKLKVGDSVKGKVVVMADYGAFVEIATGVEGLIHVSEMSWSQHLRSAQEFLKVGNIVEAVILTLDREERKMSLGIKQLKDDPWVNIDQKYPLNSKHTAKVRNFTNFGVFVEIEEGVDGLIHISDLSWTKKIKHPSEFTKVGEDIDVVVLEIDKENRRLSLGHKQLEENPWDVFETIFAADTVHEGTITELTEKGAIVALQYGVEGFVSPRNLVKEDGTSAKVEEKLEFKVLEFSKSAKKIVLSHTRVYEDEKKAADTAEKKSEESATKKATKKLKSSLEKTTLGDISDLAALKEEMEKKSEKKSADTKEK; from the coding sequence ATGACTGAAGAATTAAAAAACCTTGAACAAGAGCCTGTGGCTCCTCAAGCAGAAAGTGCCGAAGTAGTGGAAGTTAAAGAAAAGAAAACTACAAAGGCAGCAACTAAATCTAAACCCATCGAGGATGATTCAAATGAATCCGATACCAGCTTTGACTGGGAAGGTTACGACGACACACTGGATAAATATTCCAATGTGCAACGCGACGAATTACTAAAACTTTATGACGAAACATTATCTACCGTAGCCGAAAACGAAATCGTAAAAGGCACCGTTATTGGATTGAATAAACGCGAGGTAGTGATCAACATTGGTTTCAAATCAGAAGGTGTGATCAGTGTGAGTGAGTTTCGCTATAACCCCAACCTTAAAATAGGTGATGTAGTAGAAGTTCTGGTTGAAAACCAGGAAGACAAAAAAGGACAACTCCTGTTGTCGCACAAAAAAGCCCGTTCACTCCAATCATGGGACCGTGTCAATGAATCGCTCGAAAAAGACGAAATCATTACCGGTTATATCAAGTGCCGCACCAAAGGTGGTATGATTGTCGATGTGTTTGGCATCGAAGCCTTCCTTCCAGGCTCACAAATAGACGTGAAACCTATCCGCGACTACGATATTTATGTTGGAAAAACAATGGAATTCAAGGTGGTAAAAATAAACCAGGAATTCAAAAACGTAGTTGTGTCGCATAAAGCACTTATCGAGGCTGAACTTGAGCAACAGAAAAAAGACATTATTGCTAAACTTGAAAAAGGTCAGATTCTCGAAGGTACTGTTAAAAACATCACCTCTTATGGTGTATTCATCGACCTTGGCGGCGTAGATGGTCTTATCCACATTACCGACCTTTCATGGGGTCGTGTTAACCATCCGGAAGAAATTGTTCAACTCGATCAAAAACTTCAGGTGGTAATTCTCGATTTCGACGACGACAAAAAACGCATCGCACTTGGTCTGAAACAACTTACGCCACACCCATGGGATTCGCTTGACGAGAAACTAAAAGTAGGCGACTCTGTAAAAGGTAAGGTAGTGGTAATGGCTGATTATGGAGCTTTTGTAGAAATAGCTACTGGCGTTGAAGGCCTTATTCACGTATCGGAAATGTCGTGGTCGCAGCACTTACGCAGCGCTCAGGAATTCCTGAAAGTAGGCAATATTGTTGAAGCTGTAATTCTTACACTCGACCGCGAAGAGCGCAAAATGTCATTGGGTATCAAACAACTGAAAGACGATCCTTGGGTAAATATCGATCAAAAGTACCCGCTAAATTCAAAACATACCGCTAAAGTCCGCAACTTCACCAACTTTGGAGTTTTTGTGGAAATAGAAGAAGGTGTAGATGGTTTAATTCATATCTCCGACTTATCGTGGACTAAAAAGATTAAACATCCTTCGGAATTTACAAAAGTAGGAGAAGACATTGATGTAGTGGTTTTGGAAATCGACAAGGAAAACCGCCGGTTAAGCCTTGGTCATAAACAACTGGAAGAAAATCCATGGGATGTGTTTGAAACGATCTTTGCCGCTGATACAGTGCACGAAGGCACCATTACCGAACTCACCGAAAAAGGCGCCATTGTGGCACTACAATATGGTGTAGAAGGTTTTGTTTCGCCACGTAATCTGGTAAAAGAAGATGGTACTTCAGCAAAAGTTGAAGAAAAACTTGAATTTAAAGTGTTAGAATTTTCGAAATCTGCAAAGAAAATTGTACTTTCACATACGAGAGTATACGAAGACGAGAAAAAAGCCGCGGATACAGCCGAAAAGAAGTCAGAAGAATCTGCTACCAAAAAGGCTACCAAAAAGCTTAAATCAAGTCTGGAAAAAACAACTCTTGGAGATATTTCAGATTTAGCTGCCTTGAAGGAAGAAATGGAAAAGAAGAGCGAAAAAAAATCTGCTGACACCAAAGAAAAGTAA
- a CDS encoding STAS domain-containing protein: protein MEFKIEKQDNYTLIQVLEEKLDTHIAPTLKSELVLVSGNGEKNIILDLSKCRYCDSSGLSAILVANRLCKNANGSFVLTGLNDAVERLITISQLDTVLNITKSVNEGISLIAEARH from the coding sequence ATGGAATTTAAGATTGAAAAGCAAGACAACTACACTTTAATTCAGGTTTTAGAAGAGAAACTTGATACGCACATTGCACCCACACTGAAATCGGAACTGGTTTTAGTTTCGGGCAATGGCGAGAAAAATATCATTCTCGATTTGAGTAAGTGTCGTTATTGCGATTCCTCAGGGTTGAGTGCCATTCTGGTTGCCAACAGGTTGTGTAAAAACGCAAATGGTTCATTTGTGCTTACCGGCCTTAATGATGCAGTTGAAAGGCTAATCACCATATCGCAGCTCGATACGGTACTTAATATTACTAAATCGGTTAATGAAGGTATTAGTTTGATTGCTGAAGCAAGGCACTAA
- a CDS encoding S41 family peptidase, translating to MKKIFSLKTLIVLAIIGISQFECLAQDSYKQAFKFAKFLDYLNTSYVDSVDSEKIVEDAIISILKDLDPHSTYIPADQLKKMREPLEGNFEGIGISFSILNDTLFVISAIAGGPSDMVGILAGDKILKVDGKNIAGTGLTNEDVFSLLRGKKGTKVNVTILRKGSKNELDFLIVRDKIPIYSLDASYMINENTGYIKLNRFSATTVEEFTQAAQQLKSQKATNLILDLTANGGGYLDAAVKLADEFLAANQRVVYTEGIHSPRQEFLTTQFGNFETGKVIVLIDEGSASASEILAGAIQDWDRGLIIGRRSFGKGLVQREMLLPDESAVRITVAQYFTPSGRLIQKPYENGVDDYHLEVYQRFSKGELGSADSIHFPDSLKYKTLIKGRTVYGGGGIMPDIFVPFDTSYYSNFFRDLIRLGIINSFVLEYVDNNRERLLNEFSEFESFNKTFEVDEKLFEKLLAYSEKNSLQPSQADLDVSGNYIKLLVKAFLARDLYGQSEFYQIYNTTNQTYNKAIEVLENWNEVELNVLH from the coding sequence ATGAAAAAAATCTTTTCACTCAAGACCCTGATCGTGCTGGCAATTATTGGCATCAGCCAATTCGAATGTCTGGCTCAGGATTCATATAAACAAGCCTTTAAATTTGCCAAGTTTCTCGATTACCTAAACACCAGTTATGTCGATTCGGTCGATTCTGAAAAAATTGTCGAAGATGCTATCATTTCCATCTTAAAAGACCTCGACCCACATTCGACTTATATCCCTGCCGATCAGCTAAAAAAGATGCGCGAACCTCTTGAAGGGAATTTCGAGGGAATTGGTATATCTTTTAGTATACTTAACGACACCCTTTTTGTAATTTCCGCCATTGCCGGAGGCCCATCGGACATGGTAGGAATCCTGGCTGGCGATAAAATTCTGAAAGTAGATGGTAAAAATATTGCTGGCACCGGACTTACAAACGAAGATGTATTCTCACTTCTGAGAGGAAAAAAAGGCACTAAAGTCAACGTCACTATCCTCCGAAAAGGCTCAAAAAATGAACTCGATTTTCTGATTGTGCGCGACAAAATACCAATTTACAGTCTCGATGCATCATACATGATTAACGAAAACACCGGATACATAAAGCTTAACCGTTTTTCGGCTACAACCGTCGAAGAATTTACCCAGGCCGCCCAGCAATTAAAAAGCCAGAAAGCTACTAACCTTATTCTCGATCTAACTGCCAATGGCGGAGGTTATCTGGATGCTGCGGTAAAACTGGCCGATGAATTCCTGGCTGCCAATCAAAGAGTCGTTTACACCGAAGGGATTCACAGTCCAAGGCAGGAATTTCTTACTACTCAATTTGGAAATTTCGAAACGGGTAAAGTAATTGTTCTAATCGATGAAGGTTCTGCCTCTGCCAGCGAAATTCTGGCTGGGGCTATACAGGATTGGGACCGTGGCCTGATAATTGGCCGTCGGTCGTTTGGCAAAGGTCTGGTACAACGCGAAATGCTGTTACCCGACGAGTCGGCTGTTCGAATCACGGTAGCCCAATATTTCACCCCATCGGGGCGACTCATTCAGAAACCATACGAAAATGGGGTCGATGATTATCACCTCGAGGTATACCAGCGGTTTTCGAAAGGAGAACTGGGCTCGGCAGACAGCATTCATTTTCCTGATTCGCTAAAATACAAAACCCTTATAAAAGGGCGCACAGTTTACGGTGGCGGTGGAATTATGCCCGATATTTTTGTTCCTTTCGACACCAGTTATTACAGCAATTTTTTTCGCGACCTGATCCGTTTGGGTATCATCAACAGTTTTGTGTTGGAATATGTTGACAATAACCGGGAGCGGCTTTTGAATGAATTCTCCGAATTCGAATCCTTTAATAAGACTTTCGAGGTAGATGAAAAACTATTCGAAAAGCTGTTGGCTTATTCAGAAAAAAACTCGCTGCAACCCTCTCAAGCTGATCTGGATGTTTCGGGGAATTACATTAAGTTGCTGGTAAAAGCCTTTCTGGCAAGAGACCTTTATGGACAAAGCGAATTTTACCAAATCTATAATACTACCAACCAAACCTACAATAAGGCAATAGAAGTATTAGAAAATTGGAATGAGGTTGAATTAAACGTATTGCATTGA
- a CDS encoding RNA methyltransferase, whose translation MKQNPSEPFDMLAKTFAGLEPALAQELKQIGASDIIIGRRMVSFKGNTECMYKANVYLRTALRVLKPIYKGIIKTPEDYYNFFHTLEWEKYMGLHHTFAIDAVINTKVFNNSLYAAQRAKDGIADRFKDKYNKRPNVDVQQPEILINVHYSGEELSIALDSSGEPLNKRGYRVGEGEAPLNPVLAAAMIIYSKWDPSTTFIDPMTGSGTLAIEAAMIARGIPPGLIRKTYSFQNWPDYNRQLFQQIIDNIELSELRPQIFASDILPEMIEIARKNAQKALVSSYIRFSTQSFDEYKTKAKAGTLIMNPPYGERLKPEEINQLYSSIGTSLKREFQGYTAWIISSNLDAMKNIGLKPVAKYQLYNGGLQCNYAGFELFDGSLKEFKEKN comes from the coding sequence ATGAAGCAAAATCCATCAGAGCCATTCGATATGCTGGCAAAAACATTTGCCGGCCTTGAGCCTGCCCTGGCACAGGAACTCAAACAAATAGGTGCTTCGGATATCATAATTGGCCGGCGTATGGTGAGTTTTAAAGGCAATACCGAATGCATGTACAAAGCCAATGTATATTTGCGCACTGCTTTAAGGGTATTAAAACCCATTTACAAGGGTATCATTAAAACACCTGAAGACTATTATAATTTTTTTCATACTCTTGAATGGGAAAAATACATGGGGCTGCATCATACTTTTGCAATTGATGCTGTAATCAATACCAAGGTTTTCAATAACTCCCTTTATGCTGCCCAGCGGGCCAAAGACGGGATTGCCGACCGCTTTAAGGACAAATACAACAAAAGGCCCAATGTGGATGTACAGCAACCTGAAATACTTATAAATGTGCACTATTCGGGCGAAGAATTGAGCATCGCTCTTGATAGTTCGGGGGAACCTTTGAATAAGCGTGGATACCGTGTAGGTGAAGGAGAAGCACCGCTGAATCCGGTATTGGCTGCTGCTATGATTATTTACAGCAAATGGGATCCGTCCACCACATTTATTGACCCCATGACAGGTTCCGGAACATTGGCTATTGAAGCTGCCATGATTGCCAGGGGTATTCCTCCAGGACTCATAAGAAAAACATATTCCTTCCAGAATTGGCCCGACTATAACAGACAACTTTTTCAACAAATAATTGATAACATTGAACTTAGTGAATTAAGGCCACAAATATTTGCCAGCGACATATTACCCGAAATGATTGAAATAGCGCGTAAGAACGCCCAAAAAGCACTGGTATCAAGTTACATTCGGTTTTCTACCCAATCGTTTGATGAATATAAAACCAAAGCCAAGGCCGGAACACTTATCATGAATCCACCCTATGGCGAAAGGCTTAAGCCTGAAGAAATTAACCAACTCTACAGCAGCATTGGCACCAGCCTAAAAAGAGAGTTTCAGGGATATACTGCATGGATTATCAGCAGCAACCTCGATGCAATGAAAAATATAGGCTTAAAACCTGTGGCAAAATATCAGCTTTACAACGGAGGCCTGCAATGCAATTATGCCGGTTTTGAATTATTCGACGGATCGTTGAAAGAATTCAAAGAAAAAAATTAA
- a CDS encoding DUF433 domain-containing protein, translating to MEYKSIINRNPNKRFGKPCVRNTRITVFDVLGWLASGMTYEEITYDFPELTIEDIKACLAYAADREHKLQHAS from the coding sequence ATAGAGTATAAATCAATAATCAATCGTAATCCAAATAAAAGATTTGGAAAACCTTGTGTAAGAAATACAAGGATTACCGTATTTGATGTACTTGGATGGCTAGCTTCAGGGATGACTTATGAAGAGATTACTTATGATTTTCCAGAATTAACGATAGAAGATATAAAGGCATGCCTCGCTTATGCAGCTGATAGAGAACATAAACTGCAACATGCATCATGA
- a CDS encoding DUF1987 domain-containing protein codes for MDILKIERTPSSPGVVFDADELLISIRGISNPANAANFFRPLVNWLEEFHSLLQHRTSAPLNIEINLKSINSESMVMLTDLFKIISKIHRAGMKIIVEWYYSEDNEAIREAGQEISDATELPFIFLEE; via the coding sequence ATGGATATTCTTAAAATAGAACGTACCCCTTCCAGCCCCGGTGTTGTATTTGATGCCGACGAGTTGCTAATCTCCATTAGGGGTATTTCGAACCCGGCCAATGCTGCCAACTTTTTTCGTCCTTTGGTGAACTGGCTCGAAGAATTTCATTCACTGCTTCAGCACAGAACTTCGGCCCCACTTAACATTGAGATCAACCTGAAATCGATCAATTCTGAATCGATGGTGATGCTTACTGATTTATTCAAGATAATATCAAAGATTCATCGCGCAGGCATGAAAATTATTGTCGAATGGTATTATTCTGAAGACAACGAAGCAATCCGCGAGGCAGGCCAGGAAATATCCGATGCTACCGAACTACCTTTTATTTTCTTAGAAGAATAA